One Pseudomonas muyukensis DNA segment encodes these proteins:
- a CDS encoding TPM domain-containing protein, whose product MTEYEQRQIAEAIARAERRTDAELVTVLARRADDFPYLPLLWAALLALLVPGLLHLWLGGVGVNGLLLAQMLTFIGLCLLLRHPRLAPWVVPPVLRRRRASGLARQQFLELNLQRTAGATGVLIFVSEAERHVEILVDEGIARHLPEQARALIVARFAEQVRQGHTLQGFVECIEACGELLSEHVPPTHARNELPNRLVILD is encoded by the coding sequence ATGACCGAATACGAACAGCGCCAGATCGCCGAGGCGATCGCCCGCGCCGAGCGGCGCACCGACGCCGAGCTGGTCACGGTGCTGGCGCGCCGCGCCGACGACTTCCCCTACCTGCCTTTGCTGTGGGCCGCGTTGCTGGCCTTGCTGGTGCCGGGCCTGCTGCACCTGTGGCTGGGCGGGGTGGGCGTCAACGGCCTGCTGCTGGCGCAGATGCTCACGTTCATCGGCCTGTGCCTGCTGTTGCGTCATCCGCGCCTGGCACCCTGGGTGGTGCCGCCGGTATTGCGCCGACGGCGCGCCTCCGGGCTGGCCCGCCAGCAGTTTCTCGAACTCAACCTGCAGCGTACCGCCGGCGCCACCGGGGTGCTGATCTTCGTCAGTGAAGCCGAGCGGCACGTGGAGATCCTGGTCGACGAGGGCATTGCCCGGCACCTGCCCGAGCAGGCGCGGGCGTTGATCGTCGCCCGGTTTGCCGAGCAGGTGCGCCAGGGGCACACCCTCCAGGGCTTCGTCGAGTGCATCGAAGCCTGTGGTGAACTGCTCAGCGAGCATGTGCCGCCGACCCACGCGCGCAACGAGTTGCCCAATCGACTGGTCATCCTCGATTGA